One Hallerella porci genomic window carries:
- a CDS encoding fibrobacter succinogenes major paralogous domain-containing protein, producing MHFHFIFFLCLSLVFSFSFSAQKSAKKSSLKKVRKDEILDVRDGQKYRTITVGNLIWTADNLNYKTDSSFCYQDDEDNCMAYGRLYTKAAAEKACPAEFHLPTDQNFESLWTKAGADFNAAYLLKSAYGWSGETNGNDTLKFSAMPAGNRFDDGTYGNLSKATFFWSQESHVWYTSSKSMGFNYTEKPESFGFSVRCVREISSKK from the coding sequence ATGCATTTTCATTTTATCTTTTTCCTTTGCCTTTCTCTCGTTTTTTCTTTTTCCTTTTCTGCGCAGAAATCTGCCAAAAAATCGTCGTTAAAAAAAGTCCGCAAAGATGAAATTCTCGATGTACGCGATGGACAAAAATATCGCACGATTACAGTGGGCAATCTCATTTGGACGGCAGATAATTTGAATTATAAAACCGATAGCAGTTTTTGTTATCAAGATGACGAAGATAATTGTATGGCTTACGGACGCTTGTATACAAAAGCAGCTGCCGAAAAAGCGTGCCCCGCCGAATTTCATTTGCCCACCGATCAAAATTTTGAATCGCTTTGGACGAAAGCGGGCGCCGATTTTAATGCGGCATATCTTTTAAAATCTGCGTACGGTTGGTCGGGCGAAACAAACGGCAACGACACTCTAAAATTTTCTGCGATGCCTGCGGGAAACCGTTTCGATGACGGAACTTACGGCAATTTAAGCAAAGCGACTTTTTTCTGGAGCCAAGAATCTCACGTGTGGTATACGAGTTCCAAATCGATGGGGTTTAATTATACGGAAAAACCGGAATCATTCGGATTCTCTGTAAGATGCGTCCGCGAAATTTCTTCGAAAAAATAA
- the leuS gene encoding leucine--tRNA ligase, whose protein sequence is MAKYNPQEIETKWQATWEAQKTFKTGTDMSKPKYYCLDMFPYPSGAGLHVGHPEGYTATDIICRYKRAKGFNVLHPMGWDAFGLPAEQYAIQTGTHPAITTKKNCDNFRRQIKRLGLSYDWDKEINTTDPKYYKWTQWIFTRLYNTWFDEKLQKGRPIAELPIPAEIEAQGKSAVTKYRDSKRLAYYADAQVWWCKHCKIVCANEEVLADGSHEKCGTKEVERRNLKQWLMRIPLYAERLLQGLDKLDWPQGVKDMQRNWIGKSRGAEVDFAIADKDGKPTAKKLRVYTTRCDTLFGATYMVIAPEHAMVNELTTPENKEAVAAYVHAAALKSDMDRTELAKEKTGVFSGSYAVNPLTGTKIPIWIADYVLTGYGTGAIMAVPAHDTRDFDFAKKFGLPIICIMEPDASCPEDKKPLVLQGKACWPADGKYINSANETLSLNGLSKKEGIAKMISWLESNQIGKATVNYKIRDWLFSRQRYWGEPFPVIHWEDGEITTLEDKDLPVRLPEVQNFKPGDGGQSPLANATDWVNVVDANGRKGTRETNTMPQWAGSCWYYLRYIDALNDKAFVGKELEKYWMPVDLYIGGAEHAVLHLLYSRFWHKVLFDLGLVATDEPFQKLFNQGMILAYAYEDAAGSKVPVDQVEEKNGKFFEKGTGKELHQIVAKMSKSLKNVVNPDDVVQKYGADSLRLYEMFMGPLDAVKPWNTQGIEGMYRFLARAYRAVIGEEDSVEYKEGPVPADLAKVMHQSILKVTDAIEKLSFNTAISQLMIFNNELTKSAERYREASEVFAQLLQPFAPHLAEEMWEKLGHKESIAYVAWPSADESKVVESTVEVVFQVNGKLRAKESVAKDLSKDALIEVAQKNERVQAYLKDATIIKTIAVPGKLVNFVVKPGK, encoded by the coding sequence ATGGCAAAGTATAATCCGCAAGAAATCGAGACCAAATGGCAAGCAACTTGGGAAGCCCAAAAAACATTTAAAACGGGCACCGATATGTCGAAGCCTAAGTATTATTGCTTGGACATGTTCCCGTATCCGTCGGGCGCAGGACTGCACGTCGGTCACCCCGAAGGTTATACCGCAACCGATATCATCTGCCGTTACAAACGCGCGAAAGGTTTTAATGTTTTGCACCCGATGGGTTGGGATGCATTCGGACTTCCTGCAGAACAGTACGCGATTCAAACCGGAACGCATCCGGCGATTACGACGAAAAAGAATTGCGATAATTTCCGTCGCCAAATTAAACGTCTCGGACTTTCTTACGATTGGGACAAAGAAATCAATACAACCGATCCGAAGTATTACAAGTGGACGCAATGGATTTTTACGCGTCTTTACAATACTTGGTTTGATGAAAAATTGCAAAAAGGTCGCCCGATTGCAGAGCTTCCGATTCCTGCAGAAATCGAAGCGCAAGGAAAATCCGCCGTCACAAAATACCGCGATTCTAAACGTCTCGCTTATTACGCCGACGCTCAAGTTTGGTGGTGCAAGCATTGCAAAATTGTCTGCGCAAACGAAGAAGTTTTAGCAGACGGTTCTCACGAAAAATGCGGAACGAAAGAAGTGGAACGTCGCAATCTCAAGCAATGGTTAATGCGCATTCCGCTGTATGCTGAACGCTTGCTCCAAGGCCTTGATAAACTCGATTGGCCGCAGGGCGTAAAAGACATGCAGAGAAACTGGATTGGAAAAAGCCGAGGCGCCGAAGTTGATTTCGCAATCGCTGACAAAGACGGAAAACCGACCGCAAAGAAACTCCGCGTTTACACGACTCGCTGCGACACGCTTTTCGGAGCCACTTATATGGTCATCGCTCCAGAACACGCGATGGTGAACGAATTGACGACTCCCGAAAATAAAGAAGCCGTCGCCGCTTACGTTCACGCTGCTGCACTCAAAAGCGATATGGACCGCACCGAACTGGCAAAAGAAAAGACCGGCGTTTTCTCGGGCTCTTACGCAGTGAATCCGCTGACCGGAACGAAAATTCCAATTTGGATTGCTGATTACGTTCTCACCGGCTACGGCACAGGCGCCATTATGGCAGTCCCCGCTCACGATACCCGCGACTTTGACTTTGCGAAAAAATTTGGTCTTCCAATTATTTGCATTATGGAACCGGATGCGAGCTGCCCCGAAGACAAGAAGCCTCTCGTTCTCCAAGGCAAAGCTTGCTGGCCCGCAGACGGCAAATACATCAACAGCGCAAACGAAACTCTTTCGCTGAACGGACTTTCGAAAAAAGAAGGCATCGCAAAAATGATTTCTTGGCTCGAAAGCAATCAAATCGGAAAGGCAACCGTCAATTATAAAATCCGCGATTGGCTGTTTAGCCGTCAACGTTACTGGGGCGAACCGTTCCCTGTCATCCACTGGGAAGATGGCGAAATCACAACCCTCGAAGACAAAGATCTTCCGGTGCGCCTTCCCGAAGTGCAAAACTTTAAGCCGGGCGACGGTGGACAATCTCCGCTTGCAAACGCAACCGATTGGGTGAACGTCGTCGATGCGAACGGACGCAAAGGCACTCGCGAAACCAATACAATGCCGCAGTGGGCAGGAAGCTGCTGGTATTATCTGCGCTACATCGATGCGTTAAACGATAAAGCGTTCGTCGGCAAAGAACTTGAAAAATATTGGATGCCCGTTGACCTTTACATCGGCGGCGCAGAACACGCTGTTCTGCATTTGCTTTACAGCCGTTTCTGGCACAAAGTGCTGTTCGATCTCGGACTCGTTGCTACCGATGAACCATTCCAAAAACTCTTTAACCAAGGAATGATTCTCGCTTACGCTTATGAAGACGCTGCTGGTTCAAAAGTTCCCGTTGACCAAGTCGAAGAAAAGAACGGAAAATTCTTTGAAAAAGGAACCGGCAAAGAATTGCATCAAATCGTCGCGAAGATGAGTAAATCGCTCAAGAATGTCGTGAACCCAGACGATGTCGTGCAAAAATACGGCGCCGATTCACTTCGCCTTTACGAAATGTTTATGGGACCTCTCGATGCGGTGAAGCCGTGGAATACTCAAGGCATCGAAGGCATGTATCGTTTCCTCGCTCGCGCTTATCGCGCGGTCATCGGCGAAGAAGATTCCGTCGAATACAAAGAAGGTCCTGTTCCCGCTGATTTGGCAAAGGTAATGCATCAAAGCATTCTCAAGGTAACCGATGCGATTGAAAAATTGAGCTTCAACACAGCGATTAGTCAGCTCATGATTTTCAACAATGAGCTCACCAAATCCGCCGAAAGATACCGCGAAGCTTCCGAAGTATTCGCGCAACTTTTGCAACCGTTTGCTCCGCATCTCGCCGAAGAAATGTGGGAAAAGCTCGGGCACAAAGAATCGATTGCTTATGTCGCTTGGCCTTCTGCTGACGAATCGAAAGTTGTCGAATCGACCGTCGAAGTTGTCTTCCAAGTCAACGGAAAACTCCGCGCAAAAGAATCCGTTGCAAAAGATTTGAGCAAAGACGCCCTCATCGAAGTCGCGCAGAAAAATGAACGCGTTCAAGCTTATCTCAAAGACGCAACGATTATTAAAACGATTGCGGTTCCGGGTAAACTCGTCAACTTCGTCGTCAAACCGGGCAAATAA
- a CDS encoding glycosyltransferase — MKVLVIGSVYPRFEKDNEVPWLRKSVATLRELGVEVEVLAPSYKGLASHTIDGVTVHRFRYAPKNLEILTHDEGAPTKMAKHPSMQLLAIPYCISGFFKCIWLAHKKKFDIIHAHWPFPHALIALGACKLFHIPLVLNFHGAELLLIRKKKWIRPIMKFIIGQAQAIFANSHFTAQKISALRKREILWSPYGSPLASGKVPPPHLRNGKYHILFVGRHIERKGIEYLIRAAALLDLKKFEVRIVGKGDLTDSLKELAKKIAPENVLFTGSISPEELNQEYLSANCFVLPAIVDSKGDTEGLGVVLIEAMQSGLPVVASDVGGISDVVVNGETGILVPEKNPEALAEAFQKLESNPAYEAELLRGAEKRIAEYFEWKKIAENQIRKYEEIRNKK; from the coding sequence ATGAAAGTCCTCGTCATCGGTTCCGTTTATCCGCGATTTGAAAAAGATAACGAAGTGCCGTGGCTTCGAAAGTCCGTGGCGACGTTACGCGAATTGGGCGTAGAAGTAGAAGTTTTAGCGCCGTCTTATAAAGGCTTAGCGTCGCATACAATCGATGGTGTTACCGTACACCGTTTTCGTTATGCGCCGAAGAATTTGGAAATTCTCACTCACGATGAAGGTGCTCCGACAAAAATGGCGAAGCATCCGTCGATGCAACTTCTTGCGATTCCCTATTGCATTAGCGGATTTTTCAAATGCATTTGGCTTGCGCACAAGAAAAAATTTGACATCATTCATGCGCATTGGCCGTTCCCGCATGCGCTCATTGCGCTCGGAGCTTGCAAACTTTTTCACATTCCTCTTGTGCTGAATTTTCATGGCGCAGAACTTTTGCTTATCCGCAAAAAAAAGTGGATTCGCCCGATTATGAAATTTATCATTGGGCAAGCGCAAGCGATTTTTGCAAACAGTCATTTCACCGCGCAAAAAATTTCTGCCTTGCGCAAAAGAGAAATTCTCTGGAGCCCTTACGGTTCGCCGCTCGCTTCGGGAAAAGTTCCGCCGCCACATCTGCGAAATGGAAAGTATCACATTCTTTTTGTCGGCAGACATATTGAGCGCAAAGGCATCGAATATTTAATTCGCGCAGCCGCTCTTCTCGATTTGAAAAAATTTGAAGTGCGCATTGTCGGCAAAGGCGATTTGACGGATTCCTTAAAAGAATTGGCAAAAAAAATTGCACCGGAAAATGTGCTCTTTACCGGATCGATTTCTCCCGAAGAATTGAATCAAGAATATCTTTCGGCAAATTGTTTTGTGCTTCCCGCGATCGTCGATTCGAAAGGCGATACCGAAGGCTTAGGCGTTGTCCTTATCGAAGCGATGCAAAGTGGACTTCCTGTTGTCGCATCGGATGTCGGCGGCATTTCCGATGTCGTGGTAAATGGGGAAACGGGAATTCTTGTGCCCGAAAAAAATCCCGAAGCATTGGCAGAAGCTTTTCAAAAATTAGAAAGCAATCCCGCTTACGAAGCAGAACTTTTACGCGGAGCTGAAAAGCGCATCGCCGAATATTTTGAGTGGAAAAAAATCGCCGAAAATCAAATAAGAAAATACGAAGAAATTAGAAATAAGAAATAG
- a CDS encoding VUT family protein: MKKNTFLAAFIRRELKDYTLLLRNIPSLVVNLFILSVVCMNLLANKELVSCKYLALDCGFTLSWISFLCMDMICKRFGPKAAIKISLLALLVNLCTFVLFNLLSHTPGMWGEFYSYIDSDVNAATVANNALNATFGGTWYVVFGSALAMFVSTLANSSLNHFIAKITHASGFKNFAIRSYFSTMIAQFIDNFIFALVVSHVFFGWTMTQVFVCSLTGAVMELLCEIIFSPMGYKMCQAWEKEGVGLEYLKFKAEQK, from the coding sequence ATGAAAAAGAATACTTTTCTTGCTGCATTCATTCGTCGCGAATTGAAAGATTACACTCTTCTTTTGCGAAATATTCCCTCATTAGTCGTAAACCTTTTTATTCTTTCTGTCGTGTGCATGAATTTGCTCGCAAACAAAGAATTGGTTTCGTGCAAATACTTGGCGCTCGATTGCGGTTTTACGCTGAGTTGGATTTCGTTTTTATGCATGGACATGATTTGCAAACGCTTCGGTCCCAAAGCGGCGATTAAAATTTCTCTGCTCGCTTTGCTAGTTAATTTATGCACATTTGTGCTTTTCAATTTGCTTTCGCATACGCCGGGAATGTGGGGCGAATTTTACAGCTATATCGATTCCGATGTGAACGCGGCAACCGTTGCAAATAATGCTTTGAACGCCACATTTGGCGGCACTTGGTATGTCGTTTTTGGCTCTGCGCTTGCGATGTTTGTTTCGACTCTTGCCAATTCAAGTCTCAATCATTTCATTGCGAAAATTACGCACGCGTCGGGATTTAAAAATTTTGCGATTCGTTCTTATTTTTCAACGATGATTGCGCAATTCATCGACAATTTTATTTTTGCGCTCGTCGTAAGTCATGTGTTTTTTGGATGGACGATGACGCAGGTTTTTGTGTGCTCGTTAACGGGTGCAGTGATGGAACTTTTGTGCGAAATTATTTTTAGTCCGATGGGATATAAAATGTGTCAAGCGTGGGAAAAAGAAGGCGTTGGACTCGAATATTTAAAATTTAAGGCAGAACAAAAATGA
- a CDS encoding DUF4954 family protein, producing MNSYVEFFRTGHTALKSRPLTSQEIEILEKNGNRCEDWSQISVDPAFTPNRISGSSFAGKVFLPAFYGTLLMPGDVAAPTGIYSSTIHDSVIENSLIHHVSLMSNIWVLQGAVVQNVGSLVANGKSHYQIAAEIAVGNETGGRPVRIFPDITPELVKLQLFSKVDAETNRAFVQQMESWRNEVLLPYGIVGKSAIIANTNIVRNSWIGEHVRIDGASKIRNSVVLGSLENPTYIYDGVILENSCVQEGAKLHSTALIKDSVLMKRTKIGNKAIVNSSIICPCVHIDEAEVTHSFVGPLTQMHHHSLLIAALWPEGHGNLGYGANVGSNHTSRMPDQEVMPAFGMFFGLGVNIKFPANFSESPCSVIATGVTTAPQRLKFPFSLILPGNPQIHTVRSHLNELRPGWCYGKNAYSIARNAYKYALRGKGCVAPEESQILNDKNATLVLDALRRLRISAVKEIYTEEDIPGLGSNYLKESARQNAETIYRSFLERFVVSKIIAAAEQDRSLFLLAPIDSRKNFPGELFKEILKEIALPNSFEDLLKLYRGIEKQWTESVLHGTDKDFVRGRKIFDDYDDSHPVDVAFIEWEKSRFEEVLRRSTVLLKELKGDSQKQEIQS from the coding sequence ATGAATTCCTACGTGGAATTTTTTCGCACAGGACACACCGCACTCAAAAGCCGCCCGCTGACCTCTCAAGAAATTGAAATTTTAGAGAAAAACGGAAACCGCTGCGAAGATTGGTCGCAGATTTCGGTCGATCCCGCTTTTACACCAAATCGCATTTCAGGCTCTTCTTTTGCGGGAAAAGTTTTTTTGCCCGCGTTTTATGGAACTCTTTTAATGCCCGGCGATGTCGCTGCGCCCACGGGAATTTATTCGAGCACAATCCACGATAGCGTCATCGAAAATTCGCTGATTCATCATGTGAGTTTGATGTCAAATATTTGGGTTTTGCAAGGTGCTGTTGTACAAAATGTCGGATCTCTCGTTGCCAATGGAAAATCCCATTATCAAATCGCAGCAGAAATCGCTGTCGGAAACGAAACCGGCGGACGCCCTGTGCGCATTTTCCCAGACATTACTCCCGAACTTGTCAAGTTGCAATTATTTTCAAAAGTCGATGCCGAAACGAATCGCGCTTTTGTGCAACAGATGGAATCTTGGCGAAATGAAGTTCTTCTGCCCTACGGAATTGTGGGGAAAAGTGCAATTATTGCAAACACAAATATCGTTCGCAATTCTTGGATCGGTGAACACGTCCGCATAGACGGTGCTTCAAAAATTCGCAATTCTGTCGTCCTCGGCAGTTTGGAAAATCCCACGTACATTTACGACGGAGTCATTCTCGAAAATAGCTGCGTGCAAGAAGGCGCAAAGCTTCATTCTACAGCTCTCATCAAAGATTCCGTTTTGATGAAGCGCACAAAAATCGGAAACAAAGCGATTGTCAATTCTTCAATTATTTGCCCTTGCGTTCACATCGATGAAGCCGAAGTGACTCACAGTTTTGTGGGACCGTTAACGCAAATGCATCATCATTCTCTTTTGATTGCAGCGCTCTGGCCCGAAGGTCACGGCAATTTAGGATACGGCGCAAACGTCGGATCGAATCACACAAGTCGTATGCCCGATCAAGAAGTCATGCCCGCATTCGGGATGTTTTTTGGACTCGGCGTCAACATTAAATTTCCCGCTAATTTTTCGGAATCTCCGTGTTCCGTTATCGCAACAGGCGTTACCACTGCGCCGCAGCGTTTGAAATTTCCTTTTAGTTTAATTCTCCCGGGCAATCCACAAATTCACACTGTCCGTTCGCACTTAAACGAATTACGTCCCGGTTGGTGTTACGGGAAAAATGCCTACTCGATTGCGCGTAACGCTTACAAGTATGCGCTTCGCGGAAAGGGCTGCGTCGCTCCCGAAGAATCGCAAATTTTGAACGATAAAAATGCAACTCTCGTTTTGGATGCGCTGCGCCGCTTACGCATTTCTGCGGTCAAAGAAATTTACACCGAAGAAGATATTCCAGGACTCGGCAGCAATTATTTAAAAGAATCCGCAAGACAAAATGCCGAGACCATTTACCGCAGTTTTTTAGAACGCTTTGTCGTTTCTAAAATCATCGCCGCCGCAGAACAAGACCGAAGCCTTTTTCTGCTAGCGCCAATTGACTCGCGAAAAAATTTCCCGGGCGAACTGTTCAAAGAAATTTTGAAAGAAATTGCGCTTCCCAATTCGTTTGAAGATTTGCTAAAACTTTACCGCGGAATTGAAAAACAATGGACCGAATCGGTGCTGCACGGAACCGATAAAGATTTTGTGCGCGGGCGAAAAATTTTCGATGATTACGATGATTCACATCCCGTTGACGTTGCCTTTATCGAATGGGAAAAATCGCGATTCGAAGAAGTGTTGCGACGTTCTACCGTTCTTCTCAAAGAATTAAAAGGCGATTCGCAAAAGCAAGAAATCCAAAGTTAA
- a CDS encoding SDR family NAD(P)-dependent oxidoreductase has product MNANQKKLNVFISGTSAGIGKATAELFLEKGFSVFGFDIQNATIVHSNYTHYNTDISDKLTYPQFNFQPEILINNAGVQNSGKDIEINLKGSIYFTENYAFHQGIQAVLFVASASAHSGAEFPEYSASKGGLISYMKNAAIRLAKFGAVCNSISPGGVTTELNRPVLENENLWNQIMQVTPLKRWATPKQIAEWIYFLTVVNKNCTGQDILIDNGEKDLNATFVWPEN; this is encoded by the coding sequence ATGAATGCAAATCAAAAAAAATTAAATGTTTTTATCAGCGGCACGAGCGCAGGAATTGGCAAAGCAACTGCAGAACTTTTTTTAGAAAAAGGATTTTCCGTTTTTGGATTTGACATTCAAAATGCAACGATTGTGCATTCGAATTATACGCATTATAATACGGATATTTCAGATAAATTAACTTATCCCCAATTCAATTTTCAACCTGAAATTTTAATCAATAATGCAGGCGTTCAAAATTCCGGAAAAGATATTGAAATCAATTTAAAAGGCTCAATTTATTTTACCGAAAATTATGCGTTTCATCAAGGAATTCAAGCGGTGTTATTTGTCGCTTCAGCCAGCGCGCATTCGGGCGCAGAATTTCCCGAGTATTCGGCGTCAAAAGGCGGACTGATTTCGTATATGAAAAATGCAGCGATTCGCTTAGCAAAATTCGGCGCTGTTTGCAACAGCATTTCGCCCGGTGGCGTTACAACAGAATTGAATCGTCCCGTTTTAGAAAATGAAAATTTGTGGAATCAAATTATGCAAGTGACGCCGTTAAAACGTTGGGCGACGCCTAAACAAATCGCCGAATGGATTTACTTTTTAACTGTCGTCAATAAAAATTGCACGGGTCAAGATATTTTAATCGATAACGGCGAAAAAGATTTAAACGCTACATTTGTGTGGCCAGAAAATTAA
- a CDS encoding maltotransferase domain-containing protein → MAEIPEKKDNLVIENIQPSLDAGRFAIKREPGDVVKITADIFRHSHEKYDAAIFYKMRKDRRWRKAPMHFVDNDMWAGEFTVNSIGYYDYKIVAWTIEPKDVPTESAVMELRVDPVYARTGTWYEMWPKSQGTDATRSATFKECEARLDYIRDLGFDTVYLVPIHPIGVTNRKGANNALHAKTDKNGNPIEPGCPYAVGNKFGGHFDVDPELGTMKDFEHFAKAARSKGLRLALDIALNCSPDHPYAKKHPEWFYHEPDGSIKFAENPPKKYEDIYPFDYYNKNYKALWKEIRDIILFWADKGIEIFRIDNPHTKPFPFWEWLVREVKEKRPELVFLAEAFTRPKMMHRLAKEGFDMSYTYFAWREQKWEFEQYFKELTQTNAKEYMRGILFPTTPDIFPKYLANQGPAQFKQRYFLAGTLSSLTGMYNGYELCENIASPVKEELWDSEKYQYKVHDWNSSVNIKDFVRRINEAKLHHPALQEYDNLEFHYAENSNLMVYSKKKDNDVILCVANMDMHNQQEGMIALDMAKLGLPDDAFFFVKDLVTDESYVWHGSKNFVRLDPNKAPGHLFVIKKL, encoded by the coding sequence ATGGCAGAAATTCCAGAAAAGAAAGACAACTTAGTCATTGAAAACATTCAGCCTTCTTTGGACGCAGGCCGTTTCGCTATTAAGCGCGAGCCCGGCGATGTTGTCAAAATCACCGCAGACATTTTCCGTCACAGCCACGAGAAATATGACGCGGCAATTTTCTACAAAATGCGGAAAGATCGCAGATGGCGTAAAGCTCCGATGCATTTCGTTGATAACGATATGTGGGCAGGAGAATTTACCGTCAACAGCATCGGCTACTACGATTATAAAATCGTCGCATGGACAATTGAACCGAAAGATGTTCCAACCGAAAGCGCGGTCATGGAACTCCGCGTCGATCCGGTTTACGCGCGCACAGGAACTTGGTACGAAATGTGGCCGAAGAGTCAAGGCACCGACGCCACGAGAAGCGCTACTTTCAAAGAATGCGAAGCTCGTTTGGATTACATCCGCGATCTCGGATTTGACACCGTTTACTTGGTTCCCATTCATCCGATTGGAGTCACAAACCGCAAAGGCGCAAACAACGCTCTCCACGCAAAAACCGATAAAAATGGAAATCCGATTGAACCCGGTTGTCCGTATGCTGTCGGCAATAAATTCGGCGGGCACTTTGATGTCGATCCAGAACTCGGCACGATGAAAGACTTTGAACATTTTGCCAAAGCCGCTCGCAGCAAAGGCTTACGTCTCGCTTTGGACATTGCGCTCAACTGCAGCCCGGATCATCCTTATGCGAAAAAGCATCCAGAATGGTTCTATCACGAACCCGATGGTTCCATTAAATTTGCAGAAAATCCGCCGAAGAAATACGAAGACATTTATCCGTTCGACTATTACAACAAAAATTACAAAGCGCTCTGGAAAGAAATCCGCGACATCATTCTCTTCTGGGCTGACAAAGGAATTGAAATTTTCCGCATTGACAATCCGCATACAAAACCGTTCCCCTTCTGGGAATGGCTCGTCCGCGAAGTCAAAGAAAAACGCCCAGAACTTGTCTTCTTGGCAGAAGCATTTACTCGCCCGAAGATGATGCACCGCTTAGCAAAAGAAGGCTTTGATATGAGCTACACTTATTTTGCTTGGCGCGAACAAAAATGGGAATTTGAGCAATACTTTAAAGAGCTCACCCAAACGAATGCGAAAGAATACATGCGCGGCATTTTGTTCCCGACGACTCCGGATATTTTCCCGAAATATTTGGCGAATCAAGGGCCCGCACAATTTAAGCAGCGTTACTTCCTCGCCGGAACACTTTCGAGCTTAACCGGAATGTATAACGGTTACGAACTCTGCGAAAATATTGCATCGCCCGTCAAAGAAGAACTTTGGGATAGCGAAAAATATCAATACAAAGTTCACGATTGGAATTCTTCCGTCAACATTAAAGATTTCGTGCGCCGCATTAACGAAGCCAAATTGCATCATCCCGCTTTGCAGGAATATGATAATTTGGAATTCCACTACGCAGAAAATTCCAATTTGATGGTCTATTCCAAAAAGAAAGATAACGATGTCATTCTCTGCGTCGCCAATATGGATATGCATAATCAGCAAGAAGGTATGATTGCTTTGGATATGGCGAAGCTCGGCCTTCCCGACGATGCATTCTTCTTTGTCAAAGATTTGGTGACCGACGAATCGTATGTGTGGCACGGTTCCAAAAACTTTGTGCGACTTGATCCGAATAAAGCGCCTGGGCACTTGTTCGTCATCAAAAAACTTTAA
- a CDS encoding M48 family metalloprotease: MSSFEWILLGLLLFEFLLRCALEIHDARAFQRKPDSFALARILPIVNDIFPPESNFSKWNENDGAFVKAHEKAHAELHHEMMRKFFWASSLVCIALLLGAIGIPFHLNLLGLLFLFHLIFNFAKILFHFICFAQEYEADSVAAKRLQKGVSKRAIANLMASEFPRTRLFAYVYRTHPTARMRDAALNRSKTH; this comes from the coding sequence ATGTCTTCCTTCGAATGGATTCTTCTCGGGCTTTTGCTTTTCGAATTTTTATTGCGCTGCGCTTTAGAAATTCACGATGCGCGTGCATTTCAACGAAAGCCGGATTCGTTTGCGCTCGCCCGAATTCTTCCGATTGTCAATGATATTTTTCCGCCCGAATCCAATTTTTCGAAATGGAACGAAAACGATGGCGCTTTTGTAAAAGCACACGAAAAAGCCCACGCCGAATTGCATCACGAGATGATGCGAAAATTTTTCTGGGCAAGTTCACTCGTTTGCATTGCACTTCTTCTCGGAGCCATCGGAATTCCTTTTCATCTCAATTTACTTGGATTACTTTTTTTATTTCATTTGATTTTTAATTTCGCCAAAATTCTTTTTCATTTTATTTGCTTTGCGCAAGAATACGAAGCGGATTCCGTTGCGGCGAAGCGTTTACAAAAAGGCGTTTCGAAACGAGCGATTGCAAATTTAATGGCGAGTGAATTTCCGCGGACTCGTTTATTCGCTTACGTTTACCGCACGCATCCGACAGCGAGAATGCGCGATGCGGCATTAAACCGTTCCAAAACCCATTAA